The genomic DNA TGTCACCGTGAGATGACAGAAGACTTGGTCATAACGGTTCAATGCGTCGCGGACTCCGCCCTTATTGGCCAGTAACGGCGCGAAATCTTTCGACCACAAGACGATGGTGTGCACATCTTCCGGGCGGAGGGAGACCACCCGCAATTTGCCGCTGTAAGGTTGGGGTACGTCGGCTGCGCCCCGTTGGATGACCGCCGCCAGCCAAGTTGGATAGTGCATCGGGATGTCTGTCCGTCGCGACGCCGATATAACTTGTCGCACTCTCTCTTTCGCGCTCATCGTCCTCGATGAATATTATACATCCCCCGTCGCTGCAAAATGAACTCATTGCTCATTCCCGCCGGTCAGAGTTATAATGTAAGTCAAGTCTAGGGAGTGAGAGGCCAATAGATGCCAGTGGAATATCCTTCAGCCCCAGTTGTTGCCGTTGGCGCAGTAGTGCTGCGCGATGAACGGGTTTTACTCATCCAGCGTGCCGAGCCTCCTAATACAGGTTGGTGGAGCATTCCGGGTGGTATTGTCGAATTGGGCGAAACATTGCGAGCAGCAGCAGAGCGGGAAGTCCGTGAGGAGTGCGGCATCGAAGTAAAAGCCGGACCCGTGATCAACGTCACGGAACTTATCTTGCCCGACATCGAGGGGCGCGTGCAATATCACTACGTGCTGATCGATTTATTGGCTTCTTATATAAAAGGGGAAGTGCGGGCCAGTTCGGACGCTGCCGACGCGCGTTGGGTGGCGCGTGATGATTTGATGGATCTTGCTATTATCCCACGTCTCCGACCGCTGTTGGAAAGGGCCTGGGAGATGATCTGAAACACACCTGCGCGCAGAAGATATTACCCTGCCACTAGGAGAAGGAACAAGATATGGGACTGGAAATCGGCATCGTAGGGCTGCCCAATGTGGGCAAATCGACCCTTTTTAACGCACTGACTCGGGCCAAGGCCCTCGTCGCGGATTACCCTTTCACCACCATCGAGCCAAACGTAGGCGTGGTCGCTATCCCTGATACGCGTTTACATGATATCGCTGCCCTTGTGAAACCGGAGAGGGTGACGCCAACTACTCTCCGCCTGGTAGATATCGCGGGCCTGGTGAAAGGTGCGAGTCAAGGTGAAGGGCTTGGTAACCGTTTCCTAGGCCATATCCGCAATGTGGACGCGGTGGCCTTGGTGGTACGCTGTTTCGAAGATCCAAAGATACCTCACATCAGCGAGCATATTGACCCAATTGGTGATACTGAGATAGTGGAACTCGAGCTCATCATGGCGGACTTGGAGACCATCACCCGGCGGAGGGAGAAAGTTCGCTCGCAAGCCAAAGGCAAACACGGTGAGTTCGATGCCGAACTGGCAGCATTGGACATTTTGGAGAAGCGCTTGGGAGCGGGCAAAGGCGCACGCGGGCCAGATATGCCGCCAGATTTAGTGCCCTGGGCAAGGAGTCTGAACTTGCTTACCGCGAAACCTCGACTCTATGTAGCGAACGTCTCTGAAAGCGATTTGCCGGATGGTGGGGCAGCCGTCAAGAAGTTGCGGTCTCTGGCAGCCACCGAGGGAGCGGAGGTCGTAGTGATCTCAGCACGCATGGAATGCGATCTGGCCGAGTGGGATGAGGAGGAGAGCAAGGCTTATCTTCAAGAAATAGGGTTAAGTGAATCTGGATTAGTGCGCTTTATAAAGGCGGCATACCATCTCCTCAACCTCATCACCTTCTTCACCGCTACGGGTACTAAAGAGGTTCGGGCATGGACTCTTGTGCGGGGGACACCGGCGATCGAGGCTGCTGGAATGATACACTCCGATATGGAGAGGGGCTTCATCCGAGCCGAAGTGGTAAACTATGCCGATTTCGTATCTGCTGGCTCTTTGGCAGCGGCCCGGGAGAAGGGATTGGTACGTTTAGAAGGCCGTGACTACGTGGTTCAGGATGGCGATGTGATCCATTTCCGGTTCAGTGTATGAAACAAGCCATCGCCAATTGGCTTGCTTGGGCATTGCATCAAATTTGCAGAAATAGCCTTTTGATGTATAATTGTAGAAAAGAAAAACGGTTGAATCTGGGGCAGGACATCTGAGTCCTGTACAGCCTTTCCGCCCCAGGCGTGCTTTGATTGGGCCTGCGGCGTTCCCCGGGGAAAGGAGGTGAGCCTTTGGCTACCTATGAGCTGACTTTCATCCTCCAGCCCAACTTGGATGAGGATGGCCTAGCTCAAGCCGTGCAGAAGGTCGCAGATATTGTCACGGCTGCCGGCGGTACAGTTAACGCAACGGAACCCTGGGGTAAGCGGCGTTTGGCTTACCCCATTCGGCATTTTGAGGAGGGTTACTATGTTCTCCAGCGCGTGGATTTGCCAGCGAAAGGGCCACGAGAAGTGGATCGGGCCATCAAGTTAGTGGAGGATGTAATCCGCCATCTGATCGTGCGTGTGGAAGAATAGCACCCAAGCCACAGCATAACCATCACAATTTAGGCTATGGTAATAGGAGGGTTTAGATGAGCGGCTTGAACAAGGTGATGTTGATCGGCAATCTCGGTAAGGACCCGGAAATGCGTTACACACCCGATGGAACACCGGTGACCTCTTTCAGCCTTGCGGTAAGTCGAACTTGGGTGAATAACGATGGAGAGCGACGCGAGGCGACGGAGTGGTTTAACGTTGTTGCTTGGCGTCGATTGGCGGAGA from Chloroflexota bacterium includes the following:
- the ychF gene encoding redox-regulated ATPase YchF, coding for MGLEIGIVGLPNVGKSTLFNALTRAKALVADYPFTTIEPNVGVVAIPDTRLHDIAALVKPERVTPTTLRLVDIAGLVKGASQGEGLGNRFLGHIRNVDAVALVVRCFEDPKIPHISEHIDPIGDTEIVELELIMADLETITRRREKVRSQAKGKHGEFDAELAALDILEKRLGAGKGARGPDMPPDLVPWARSLNLLTAKPRLYVANVSESDLPDGGAAVKKLRSLAATEGAEVVVISARMECDLAEWDEEESKAYLQEIGLSESGLVRFIKAAYHLLNLITFFTATGTKEVRAWTLVRGTPAIEAAGMIHSDMERGFIRAEVVNYADFVSAGSLAAAREKGLVRLEGRDYVVQDGDVIHFRFSV
- the rpsF gene encoding 30S ribosomal protein S6; amino-acid sequence: MATYELTFILQPNLDEDGLAQAVQKVADIVTAAGGTVNATEPWGKRRLAYPIRHFEEGYYVLQRVDLPAKGPREVDRAIKLVEDVIRHLIVRVEE
- a CDS encoding NUDIX hydrolase; amino-acid sequence: MPVEYPSAPVVAVGAVVLRDERVLLIQRAEPPNTGWWSIPGGIVELGETLRAAAEREVREECGIEVKAGPVINVTELILPDIEGRVQYHYVLIDLLASYIKGEVRASSDAADARWVARDDLMDLAIIPRLRPLLERAWEMI